GGTATGGGCTTCAATTTGGAGGGATATTTGCGTAATTACACAAGGCCTTTGAAATTGAGAAGGCTTGAAAATCAAACAGCATAATATCCCGCCAAGAAGGAAGGCAGGTGCGCTCAAATCAAACAGAGAAGAGAAATGCAGATCTGTGTAGCGGTTAGAGTGAGACCACCAGTGGCTGTGTCTCAAGAAATCTTCAATGGAAATTACTGGAGGCTCGAAGATAATCACATTTCTCTTTGCAAGTCTGACGGTACCCATATCTCCGGCGTCTCTTATGCTTTTGGTATGTCATAATCAATTGTCTCATCCACTTCCTCTAATCTTTCCCTCTCATGGATTCACATACCCGTATTTTTATCTGGATgttctttgtatttttttttttaaatttaatttgcagatcatgtatttgatgaaagttGCACAAATGCTAGAGTTTATGAGCTTCTTACCAAAGATATCATCCATTCAGCTGTAGAGGGTTTCAATGGTATGCCTTTTTCTTGGTTAAATTTCGTTTTGGAGAATGATTTGTACATTTTCCTATAGATTTGTACTATTTGGTGAATTAACTTTGGATAATTGTTGAAGGGCTAGAGTTTCTGACCTGTGATTAAGAGAATTAATTGGAAAATGTGTGGTTCAGAATTTAAATGCGAGTTTTTAAGGTAATCTTTGAAATCTTTACAGGTACGACATTTGCTTATGGGCAGACAAGCAGTGGCAAGACTTTCACCATGAATGGTTCTGAAACTGATCCTGGAATTATTCATCGGGCAGTTAGAGATATATTTAACAAAATAAATATGGTAACCTTTACTGCTATGGCTAAAGTTCAAGTGTTTATTATGTGCTTtcaaaatttgtaattttaactTTTAATACTCTTGGAGCAGATGTATGACCGGGAGTTTCTGATTCGGGTTTCCTATATGGAAATATATAATGAAGAAATTAATGATCTTTTAGCAGTGGAGCACCAGAAATTACAAATACATGAGAGTTTGGAGGTTGGATACTATCAAAGCACTCTTTCATTAGTTGCCTTAGTATGTGCAATTTAATTACTTTGTGTTTGGATGGGGAACTTAAAGTATGAGATTTAAATttgatatacatacatatatatatatatatatatatatatatatatatatatatatatatatatatatatatatatatatattttcaattGATTAGAATTATGAATATATATTAgcctttaaatataataaatatcttaaatatgtatttgaaataatttacaaaatggtgttattttaAATCCATTCTAAAAAGTTCTTatcaaataaaatgaaaatatttgaaaaatacaatttattaataatttatatttaaattaaattcaaatccCTCATTTCAAATTTTGTATCCAAACAGAGCgttgaaaattttttttccctCGTTTCCAGCGTGGTATATTTGTTGCAGGGGTCAGGGAGGAAATTGTGAATAATGCTGAACAAGTGCTTGAGCTCATAGCAGCAGGGGAAGGTTTTAATGCATATGGGCCTCAAATTTCTTCTATGTTCCTTTGAAAACATAGTGAATGTGTGCTTATATACTCTTCTGAACTTTCTCAGTTCATCGGCACTTTGGGGAGACAAACATGAATGTTCGCAGCAGTAGGTCTCACACAATATTCAGAATGGTATTCCTTTGGTGTATTTTTGGAAGTCGTATCCGATTGCATACCATTCCCCTGATAAATTTATTGGTGTTTTTATACTATTTATCTTGCATGTCAGGTTATTGAAAGCAAAGGGAAGGATACCAACTCTTTAGCCGATTATTCAAGCGGTGATGCTGTTCGAGTCTCTGTTTTGGTGTGCATTTTCTTCACATTGCGTACTATAGATTTTTATACAACatgaactatttctttctatttcaGATGGTAACAGAGTTGTTTGGTATTtcattcttgaaaatttataCGTTCCCTTTGTCGTTGTGGAAAGTAGAACTTGGTAGATTTAGCTGGATCAGAAAGGATTGCTAAAACTGGAGCTGGTGGAGTACGTTTGAAAGAAGGAAAGCACATAAACAAGAGTTTGGTGGCTCTTGGTAATGTGATAAACAAATTAAGTGATGGTCCAAAGCAAAGGTCATTGTTTCTCTTGCTGTTGACATCTTAATCTGATAACAAAACCAGGTCTTAATCTGTTAAGTGAAAAAATCTGAGTGCATAATCCTAGTGGGCATAACttcttaatttattaaattatgaatGCAGGGGGCATATTCCCTATCGTGATAGCAAATTAACTCGTATACTTCAACCTGCTCTTGGTGGTAATGCCAAAACTTCAATTATATGTACTATAGCCCCAGAAGAGGTAGCCTATTATTTTTTACAATCCTTTTTTAATTCTTATATCATCTTGTTCTTCCTCATTATCTTTCAAATTGTCAAATGGGCTTTTTGGGTGATATGGTTTCTAGGTTCATATTGAAGAAACAAAAGGAACTCTCCAGTTTGCTAGCCAAGCCAACCGCATCACGAATTGTGCCCAAGTGAATGAGGTTTGCATTTTGCTATGTGTAACAGATTAACCAGTTGAGCACATTAACTTTAATGTAGATTTATGAGTGTCAAAGTGACTTTGGGGTTGCGATTTAATTGAAAATGGGAAACACTTGAGGTTGGAGGTTTTGGTGTCGGCAAAATGACACGAGTGCTTGTGCATAGCAAGGCGAGATGAGCACCTTGCTACTTAATAACCTCATGTGGTGGTAGGGTTGTCGTttgcaattttaaaaaattgtgcctcacttttttttttttttttttcatacttGGAATTAATGTTTAGAATGCTCTATTTGTTTATTTACCTTTACTTTCACAACAATGCATAAGAACATGACAGCTTCTTTCTCTGCAGCAGTTTGTTCTCATTCATTTCTCTAGATCCTTCCATTTGAATTGGACATTGCAGCTAATCAAGGTTGAATTTGTTACAGATTTTGACTGATGCAGCCTTACTGAAGCGGCAGAAGTTAGAGATAGAAGAACTGCGCAGAAAACTGCAGGTGATGATTATGTCATGTTAATTATACATGATAAAGGCTCCAAAACAATTTTCAATATTGTCAAACTCTTGTTTAGGGATCTCGGGCTGAAGTTTTGGAGCAAGAGATCTTAAAATTGCGAAATGAAATGCTGAAGGTAGATTTTTACCTTTGATCTGAAGTGaaaaattttcatgaatttaTGAATTCAGACATGGCATTAGTTTCATCTCATGGATTTTTCTGTTCATTTTCTGATTTCCAGTATGAACAAGAGCGGGAGAAACTTGAAATGCAGCTGGAGGAAGAGAGGAAATCACATAAGGAGTGTGATCAATGCATCTTGGAGCAGCAGATGAGAATTGGCAATCTCAGCAATCTAGTCACATTTCCAGAGTTTGATAAGAATGCTGGTCAGGTATAACTCAAGTGAAGCAAAGTTTTACTCATATAACTGATAAACTCTCTGTTGAAGATGCTGTCTAATCTCCATCTTTATTTTATTCTGATTATTTGGACGTTAAAGCCTGACTTGTATAACTGATAAACTCTTTGTTGAAGATGCTGTCTAATCTCCATCTTTATCTAATTCTGATTATTTGGACGTTGGAAAACAGAAAGATACCTAATCTGCACTCCAATTGCATTTTGACAAAACTAAAACTTCCTTCTATTCATCATGGTATAAAAATTGTTAGTACCAACATCTCTATGTTGGCCTTACCCACCACATCTCAGCCAATCTCATTCCCCTGCTTTTGGATTCCGCTGTGATTTATGTTTGTTTGCGCATTATTGAAAATTAAATCTTTCTCGATGATGGTTCATATGCAATGCACTGGGTAAGCTTGATTTTGTGCAATAATCTGAAGAATGGCTTATGGTACATTATCTTTGATTTTGGGCAAAGACGCTCCATGCACATGtatctttgattttattttctgttaGCGTAGCATGCTCAAGCTTTTCACTAAATGAACTATTGAGCAAAAGATGATATTTTGAATCCATTTAAATCCATTGTTTATGTGCTGTGTAGCCAATACCATTATTTCTAGATTCTGCCAATGTGTGACAAATTTCCTTTTTATGAATAAAATAACCACTGGTAGGAACAGAATTCAGGGAGACAATGTAGCAAGGGAGAATTCAATGACAGCAATAGCTTATGCCAAGAAGATGTTTTTAGAACGCCTTTTTTTAAGGCAGCTCCAAATGCCCTTGTTGCCAAAAGATCCAATAATTCAAGGCTTACTGATTACAGTCCTCTTCCAGACACTCTTAGCAATGTAGCTGATGAAGACACTTGGTTAAAAGTGAACAAAGGTTACATAGCTGACCTTGATTCAATTCAGATGACCCCTGCAAGAAAAGTTCAATCCTTTCCATCAAGTGACATAAATGATGTGAGTTTATAATTCTAAGTTTTTCTTTCACAcaattatcaatattgtgtaaaaattacattttattcATCTTATTTTGTATTTTAACTTGTGTTGTTGAATTAACAGTATAAGAATAAGACTAAGATTTTATAATCTGCAATCCATCTACCTTTAACTAAGATTTGTCAAGTTCATTGTTAGTTCTCTTGTTTTCAAGTAGATTCTCATTCCTCCTTTTCACGGACAGGTTCCTAGATGAAATAATTATAAATTGGAAGCTCCTCATACTCATTCTTGATAACCTGTCACAAAAATATTACCATCATTCGCAGAGTCCATAATTTGAGGGCTTTATGAGACTTGTCTTCATGTATTTTTAGGCTTGGATGTGATCTATGGCTATTACTTCTCATGTTACTGCAATTTCATTGATGTTGAGAAAACTTCTAGTAAATAATGTATGTACTTATTTTAATTGGACTTAATAAATTTGTCAGGTCTTTTCAATTGATAACCACAGAAATGAAGTAGAGAATCTTAAAAGACAATTAGAACTCATCACTGAAGAGAAGAATGAACTCAAGGTTAGTATATATTCAGCTTTGCATTTTCAAATTTTCGGTTAACTATCAGCTGGCTATGTTCCATTGATGATTATAAATGTGTTGCTtgtcttgtttgagaattgattaaCCCTCTAAATTCTTTTGTCTATTTCCAAAATTTATGTCAACGAAATTTCTGGTCTTAGCTTTACATTGATATCTGTAGCAAGCCTTAATTTCAAACTGAGTTCACTATACAGCTGCTTTTCCTACATTTACATTTTACACTAGATGCCATGCCAATCAGTGAAACTCTTGATAAAAAACTATATTTTTGTTCTCattctattatttatttttgactaaaaattaatattttattgcaTGCATTTCATGCTTTCATGTGGTGGATGTATATGTTTACAGAAGAAGCACTCATAGCAATTGTTGTTAAATGATCATTTGATGGAGGAGATATCAGAACTGAAAAAAGAAGCATTGATAATTCAAGAGATTCCTCAAAGGCTGTGCAAATCTGTAGCCAACTGCAAAAAAATTTACAAGGATCTTTTATTAACATTGGAGGTGAAGCTTATGCATTATGTATGCCTATGCACTCATATTTGCCAACATTTTTTAGGTAAGATATGCTTTCTGTTTTGTTGTTTGTAACAGAGTTTTGTACCTGATGGCAAATCTTCCACTGCAAAATTGCTCTCAAGCACAAGTGAAATTGGCATAAGACTTTTCTCAAATCTGGAATCTCATTTATTTATCAAAAAGGATGGTCATGAATTTTTCCCAAGAAATGATTCCCTGGTCCAAGAGCACTGCAAAGTACTTTCTGAGAGCTTAAGAGGCACAATTACATCCCTGGTAGCATCAGAGAAATTAGCCATTCAGACTAAAGAAGTTAAGAGC
This is a stretch of genomic DNA from Hevea brasiliensis isolate MT/VB/25A 57/8 chromosome 12, ASM3005281v1, whole genome shotgun sequence. It encodes these proteins:
- the LOC110669768 gene encoding LOW QUALITY PROTEIN: kinesin-like protein KIN-7N (The sequence of the model RefSeq protein was modified relative to this genomic sequence to represent the inferred CDS: inserted 2 bases in 1 codon; substituted 3 bases at 3 genomic stop codons), with translation MQICVAVRVRPPVAVSQEIFNGNYWRLEDNHISLCKSDGTHISGVSYAFDHVFDESCTNARVYELLTKDIIHSAVEGFNGTTFAYGQTSSGKTFTMNGSETDPGIIHRAVRDIFNKINMMYDREFLIRVSYMEIYNEEINDLLAVEHQKLQIHESLERGIFVAGVREEIVNNAEQVLELIAAGEVHRHFGETNMNVRSSRSHTIFRMVIESKGKDTNSLADYSSGDAVRVSVLNLVDLAGSERIAKTGAGGVRLKEGKHINKSLVALGNVINKLSDGPKQRGHIPYRDSKLTRILQPALGGNAKTSIICTIAPEEVHIEETKGTLQFASQANRITNCAQVNEILTDAALLKRQKLEIEELRRKLQGSRAEVLEQEILKLRNEMLKYEQEREKLEMQLEEERKSHKECDQCILEQQMRIGNLSNLVTFPEFDKNAGQEQNSGRQCSKGEFNDSNSLCQEDVFRTPFFKAAPNALVAKRSNNSRLTDYSPLPDTLSNVADEDTWLKVNKGYIADLDSIQMTPARKVQSFPSSDINDVFSIDNHRNEVENLKRQLELITEEKNELKKKHSXQLLLNDHLMEEISELKKEALIIQEIPQRLCKSVANCKKIYKDLLLTLESFVPDGKSSTAKLLSSTSEIGIRLFSNLESHLFIKKDGHEFFPRNDSLVQEHCKVLSESLRGTITSLVASEKLAIQTKEVKSAICGCDGKDSTLEGESSLKEKLNYELYSIKEKFNDLEKKLDLNNQLLEVYREKYTSLERDLQLLKGERDSLLETISESSQKHALVSEQKENXLKDLNIXAQSRKALEEQIKHFNVAFASRQRSFTSFKSELKXKIEKLRVMQTVSASNSLGC